A single window of Dermacentor albipictus isolate Rhodes 1998 colony chromosome 1, USDA_Dalb.pri_finalv2, whole genome shotgun sequence DNA harbors:
- the LOC139054209 gene encoding malonate--CoA ligase ACSF3, mitochondrial-like: protein MTFIYFARLPGTLANKFKNLRKLKLGPVASIRCSSSATFPPTFSPVFGGIQEHLDKLAVVDALGSHTYDELLSFSQQIQKQISKFASSCDQMRISYLCPSDVRYVATQWACWLGGNVAVPLYHQHPDAMLEYYIKDSQTSILLTTQEYKERILTLSEKLSLPYIVIDRPSKEKAEEIETKDWESLKEQDALMMYTSGTTGPPKGVVLSFSNVHFQVAQIRKAWEWAPADVMLHALPLHHTHGIISGLLTPLYSRAACVMLPKFNPAEVWEHLLHLDKSKPAVSVFMAVPTMYVKLIEHYEQHLKHCKETAPNVVRDTFAKNIRFVISGSASLPQPIFEKFHDITGMTILERYGMTEVGVPLSNLLHGKRHPGCVGYPTAGVEVCIAEADKSKLGYKPLVLSTNGETKYLEGSENNSGELLIRGPNVFKYYWNRPEVTKDSFTQDGWFKTGDSAACIDGVYKILGRTSADIIKTGGYKVSALDVERHLLAHPSIKECTVVGAPDATWGERVAAVVVLHEPSATLELEALRNWCKERMPTYNVPSILLCVPALERNFLGKVNKKELVKKLWPAPQE, encoded by the exons ATGACATTCATATATTTTGCAAGGTTGCCAGGAACCCTTGCGAACAAGTTCAAAAATCTGCGGAAGCTAAAACTAGGACCTGTTGCCTCCATAAGATGTTCCTCATCAGCCACTTTCCCACCCACATTCTCTCCAGTGTTTGGAGGCATTCAAGAGCACTTGGACAAGTTAGCTGTGGTTGATGCACTTGGCTCACACACTTATGATGAACTACTTAGCTTTAGCCAGCAAATCCAAAAACAGATATCTAAATTTGCAAGCTCATGTGATCAAATGCGAATTTCATATTTGTGCCCTAGTGATGTTCGATATGTTGCTACACAGTGGGCATGCTGGCTGGGTGGTAACGTAGCTGTGCCCCTCTACCATCAGCATCCAGATGCCATGCTGGAATACTACATTAAAGATTCGCAGACATCTATTTTGCTCACAACCCAAGAATACAAGGAACGCATTCTGACGCTTTCAGAGAAACTTTCTCTCCCTTATATTGTAATTGACAGACCAAgtaaagaaaaagcagaagaaattgAAACCAAAGATTGG GAAAGCTTGAAAGAACAGGATGCTCTGATGATGTACACCAGTGGGACGACAGGGCCTCCAAAAGGAGTTGTCCTTTCATTCAGCAATGTGCACTTCCAGGTGGCACAGATTAGGAAGGCCTGGGAGTGGGCACCTGCAGATGTGATGCTACATGCACTGCCACTCCATCACACACATGGAATTATAAGTGGCCTGCTCACACCATTGTACTCTCGTGCGGCTTGTGTGATGCTACCCAAGTTTAACCCTGCAGAG GTGTGGGAACATCTGCTGCATCTAGATAAGAGCAAGCCAGCAGTTTCGGTCTTCATGGCTGTACCTACAATGTATGTAAAGCTGATTGAGCACTACGAGCAGCATTTGAAACACTGCAAAGAGACAGCACCGAATGTGGTTCGTGACACATTTGCAAAAAATATCAG GTTTGTCATTAGTGGTTCAGCTTCTCTTCCACAACCTATATTTGAAAAATTTCACGACATTACCGGTATGACTATATTGGAAAGATATGGAATGACTGAAGTTGGTGTACCACTGTCAAATCTCCTTCACGGCAAAAGGCATCCTG GATGTGTGGGATACCCTACAGCAGGTGTTGAAGTGTGCATTGCTGAAGCGGACAAATCCAAATTAGGATACAAGCCTCTGGTATTGAGCACAAATGGAGAGACAAAGTACCTTGAAGGATCGGAAAACAACAGTGGTGAACTGCTTATTAGAGGCCCTAATGTGTTCAAGTACTACTGGAATAGGCCTGAGGTAACAAAAGACTCATTTACCCAGGATGGCTGGTTTAAAACAG GTGACAGTGCAGCATGCATTGATGGTGTCTACAAGATCCTAGGTCGTACATCAGCTGATATCATCAAGACTGGTGGTTACAAGGTCAGCGCACTAGATGTAGAACGCCACTTGCTGGCCCATCCATCCATTAAAGAATGCACAGTAGTGGGAGCCCCTGATGCCACTTGGGGTGAACGTGTTGCTGCAGTGGTTGTCTTGCATGAGCCATCAGCCACCCTGGAACTTGAAGCCCTTCGAAACTGGTGTAAAGAGCGCATGCCCACATACAATGTACCCAGTATTCTGCTGTGTGTGCCTGCTCTAGAACGCAATTTTCTGGGCAAAGTCAATAAAAAGGAACTTGTAAAGAAATTGTGGCCTGCCCCACAGGAATAG